The DNA region CCAGAATATCTTCAGCAAGAGCGCCAAGTACAGCTTGTTTGATCCTTGCAAAGAAATGGCTTATATCCCATTGGATGAGGACACCAAGGTTTCTTACTTTTTCTCTTCAAAAACGTAGTTGCATTATCTCGATCTTAGATCTTTACGGGTTGCGGTATGTGCCATTTGTTTTGCAGGTTAAAGGCAAAGCTGCANGGTTGCATATGGAATTAGTATCAACCTTGTTGAAGTCACATGGAAATCAAAGCTTAAAGCTCAGGTTAACAAAATCCTCATGGATAAGTTACTATTTACCACTAGTACTACTACACTGTCGTCTAAGAACCTAAAAAATCCTTTCTTTCTATGCAGTTCCCTAGCCCGAACGAGTACTCAGCATTTATGGGAGACTTCTCAACCTGCACGGGTATTGCAACATTCACAATGATGCTTCTCAGCCAATATGTGTTTAAGAAGTATGGTTGGGGAGTAGCTGCAAAGATCACGCCAACCGTTCTGCTATTGACCGGCGTTGCCTTCTTCTCTCTAATACTGTTTGGTGGCCCATTTGCACCACTGGTTGCCAAGCTTGGTATGACACCGCTACTCGCAGCTGTGTACGTTGGTGCCCTCCAGAATATCTTCAGCAAGAGCGCCAAGTACAGCTTGTTTGATCCTTGCAAAGAAATGGCTTATATCCCATTGGATGAGGACACCAAGGTTTCTCACTTTTCTCTTAAAAACGTAGTTGCATTCTTTCGATCTTGGATTTTTACGGTATGTGCCATTTGTTTTGCAGGTTAAAGGCAAAGCTGCCATTGATGTAGTCTGCAACCCATTGGGGAAATCAGGCGGTGCTCTAATCCAGCAGTTCATGATCCTTACATTCGGCTCACTCGCCAACTCCACGCCTTACCTTGGAATCATCCTGCTCGGTATAGTCACTGCGTGGTTAGCTGCTGCTAAGTCGCTGGAAGGACAGTTCAACACTCTCATGTCTGAAGAAGAACTCGAGCAGGAATTGGAGAGAGCTTCATCAGTCAAGATTCCTGTCGTGTCTAAGGAGGATGCACCACCAGGAGAATCTGCGAGCCAACTATCGGAGAAATCTACTCCAACCAACAATTAGATGATGACggataaagtttttttttgtttgggattgTTTGCGTGATGGTTTTTAGCGTTTTGGTCGGAGTAAGATTTTGTTAGTGTGAGAAAGACTGGAAATTTAATCATTTAGtcatatgctttttttttttccgttgttgttcttctcttgATACCAATACGAAAGTAATAAAGTTTTCAACttcaatattcaataatatCTTCTCTGTAATTTTAGTGAACACTGAAAGTGAACTTTGttccaaacaaaaaagtaattaacGAGTAAATTAAGGCCAAAACGACATAGTTTTGAAGAGGAAGATCATCCGTTAATTAAGAAGAGGAGTTTTGTCGATTTTATCTTCTCGCCTTAAAACCCCAAATGTAAAACCTCTACGGGTGTGACCATGTTCTTTGCTCTGTCTCTCCAACGATGGCGTCTTCTGCTCAAAGTCCTCATTTTTATCTCAATCCGGGCAAGTCCAACTCTTTCCTAAGAAAGGCATATAAGCATACAAACGTTCGTTTCTATTGGAATTTTGGAATTCGGAAACTTTTCTTGAAGAAATCTCAAGGACTATCTGTTGTTCTTAGCTCGAGTTCAAGCAGTACCCACTTTTCGAATTCTCAATTACATGGACTATGCGCGAACGGGAAGCTGGAGGAAGCTATGAAGCTTCTTAATTCTATGCAGGAGTTGCGGGTTACTGTTGACGAAGATGTGTTTGTGGCTTTGGTCAGGCTTTGCGAGTGGAAGAGAGCACAAGAGGAAGGTTCTAAGGTTTATTCTATTGCTCTCAATTCCATGAGCAGCCTGGGTGTTGAACTCGGTAACGCGTTTCTCGCTATGTTTGTGAGGTTTGGTAATTTGGTTGATGCCTGGtatgtttttggtaaaatgtCTGAGAGAAACTTGTTTTCTTGGAACGTGTTGGTCGGTGGCTACGCAAAGCAAGGCTATTTCGACGAGGCGATGTGTTTGTATCATAGGATGTTGTGGGTTGGTGGTGTGAAGCCTGACGTCTATACGTTCCCCTGTGTATTAAGAACCTGTGGAGGTATACCTGATCTAGCTAGAGGAAGAGAGGTTCATGTCCATGTGGTTCGATACGGGTATGAATTGGATATTGATGTAGTAAACGCTTTGATTACTATGTATGTGAAGTGTGGTGATGTGAAGAGCGCGAGGTTACTCTTTGATAGAATGCCTAGGAGAGATGTAATCTCGTGGAACGCAATGATCTCAGGGTACTTTGAGAATGGGATGTGTTATGAAGGATTGAAGCTGTTCTTTGCAATGCGTGGGCTTTCCGTTGATCCTGATTTGATGACCATGACAAGTGTTATCTCTGCTTGTGAGCTTCTTGGAGATGGAAGATTAGGAAAGGATATTCATGCTTATGTGATAACCactggttttgttgttgatgtatcTGTCTGCAACTCTTTAACGCAGATGTACTTAAATTCTGGATCATGGCGTGAAGCTGAAAAACTGTTCAGCAGAATGGAGCGCAAAGACATTGTGTCATGGACCACTATGATTTCAGGCTATGAGTATAATTTTCTTCCCGAGAAGGCCATAGACACTTACAGAATGATGGATCAAGATTCCGTGAAGCCAGACGAGATAACAGTAGCTGCTGTTCTATCTGCTTGTGCTACTCTAGGTGATCTTGGCACAGGTGTTGAGCTCCACAAGCTTGCGATTAAGGCAAGGCTCATATCCTATGTGATTGTTGCAAACAATCTCATTAATATGTACTCGAAGTGCAAATGCATTGATAAGGCCTTGGACATCTTTCATAACATCCCCCGCAAGAATGTAATATCTTGGACATCGATTATTGCAGGGCTTAGACTCAACAACCGGTGTTTTGAGGCCTTGATATTCTTCCGACAAATGAAATTGACGTTGCAGCCGAATGCAATAACCTTAACAGCTGCATTAGCAGCTTGTGCTAGAATCGGAGCTCTGATGTGTGGGAAAGAGATTCATGCTCATGTACTGAGAACAGGAGTGGGGCTTGATGATTTTCTTCCAAATGCACTCTTAGACATGTATGTAAGGTGTGGGAGAATGAACATTGCTTGGAATCAGTTCAACTCACAGAAAAAAGATGTCTCATCATGGAACATTCTTCTAACCGGATATTCAGAACGGGGTCAAGGGTCGGTGGTGGTGGAGCTATTTGACAAAATGGTTAAGTCCAGAGTAAGGCCAGATGAGATTACATTCATCTCACTGTTATGTGGTTGTAGCAAATCCCAAATGGTGAGAGAAGGTTTAATGTACTTTAGCACTATGGAGGAATATGGTGTTACTCCAAACTTGAAGCACTATGCTTGCATGGTTGATTTGCTTGGTCGTGCAGGAGAGTTAGAACAAGCACACGAGTTTATTCAGAAAATGCCAGTAACCCCAGATCCAGCTGTATGGGGAGCTTTACTTAACGCTTGCAGGATTCACCGCAACATTAATCTTGGTGAGCTTTCAGCGCAGCGCATATTTGAGCTGGACAATGAAAGTGTTGGCTACTACATTCTGTTATGTAATCTGTATGCTGATTGTGGAAAATGGAGAGAAGTTGCAAAAGTGAGAAGAATGATGAAAGAAAACGGGTTAACAGTTGATGCAGGATGTAGTTGGGTTGAAGTAAAGGGTAAAGTTCACGCCTTTCTTagcgatgacaattaccatcctcaaacaaaagagatcaacACTGTTTTAGAGGGGTTCTATGAGAAAATGAGTGAAGCTGGGGTTACTACAAGTTCAGAATCGAGTTCTATGAATGAGACAGAGATTTCGAGAGATGAGATATTCTGTGGACATAGCGAAAGAAAAGCCATAGCATTTGGTCTGATCAACACGGTCCCAGGAATGCCGATTTGGGTGACAAAGAACCTCAAAATGTGTGAGAGTTGCCACGATACAGTAAAGTTCATCTCCAAAACAGTAAGAAGAGAAATCTCAGTTAGAGATGCTGAGCATTTCCACCACTTTAGAGATGGACAATGTTCATGCGGAGGTtagaaaccaagaaaaaaggaaTACACACATCAAGAGATTGTTATGTTATTACACAAGAAACCTGGATTACGTTTGGCTTTGTTTCGTCTGTAACACATCTTATAAGATAGGAACCTGCTCTGTATGTAACATTTAGTTAGAGGATTCAATCTAAATCCAGTGTTGTTGAtcatccttttatttatatatcaataCGGCAttacaaaaaaggaaagaatagtataataaacaaaaaatatatttttcttattgttaCAGAAATAGAATGCAATAACTTGTCTATCGTTTTTGGAAATTGAAACTCTTTATTCCAACCGCAAAGATAACGGCAAAGAGCAAAGGGAAGATGACGTTCATGGCGGCGACCACTCCCAAGAAACCTTCTCTGTATCCATAGAAATCTTTAATGAATTGCTTCACAGTAGTACCATCAGCCATTGGCTCCGTGATATCACCGAACTGTGATGCGATTAATCCATACAATGTCCATGCAACTGGGCAAAGCCAGTAGTACCATTCCCACCACACAGGCATACTCTGTTTTCATTAAAAAGTTTGGGGTCAAAACGTAATATTATAATAAGTTTATGGCctattttgaattaaataaataataagggTGGAGACTTACGGGACGAGGGATGAGGAAGCCGGAGAAGAGATTCCAGATGCCGTAGAAAGCGGAGGAGACGACGGAGGCGATGTGATGGTTCGGAGTCATAGCCACAGCCATCATACCGTAGAAGGTGAATGTTAAGAATGATCCGTACATAAAGAAGAGGTACCAGAAGAACTTCACCGCCGTCCACTCGAACCCTATCATTGCGTACACGATGAGACCGTACACCACCGCTTGCACGAAGACGTATGGTATTTCGATGAAAACCTGATAAACACGAATTTTAGGGATTTTGGGTTGGAAATAAAAATGTGAACTTTATCACGGTCGGATGGATTTGTTTGAGTTACCTGAGCGAAAGCATAAGGCATGGCGGAGTACATTCCTGCGGCTTGTTCCCTGTAAAAGACTGTTCTTTCGACGTTGACGACGGGTTGCACTGAAGCCGCGTTTTGTAACCCGAGGAAGAGAACAGCTGTGTACATTGAACCCATTGCATTGGATAAGTCCTGTGTTGTTTTCCTGCaagatgaaaaaaatcaaattatgaGTCAATCTTGAAGCCTAGCCAGCATCAAGGTTTGTGTTATGGGAACGTTTTCGCTTACGTTTTGCCTCCAAGGTCCCAGAACATTGTGCCGAACATGAGAGCAATGCCTATTGTGAAGAGAAATCTGACGGCCGTGTAAGGAGGGTTTCTCCAGTAGGACCAGTGTTGTTTCCATAGAGAAGCCATACATTGTGTCCAGAACGATTGAGAGTATTGTGTCGGGAAATACAGATCTTTTGATCCTGGAGCTGGCTGGCTTAGCTCCTTGATAAGCTCCTTGTTTCTCCTATTTAGAGAGAATGTTATTGGTGAGATTTAAATCCTGCTGGAAAATGTGTGATTCGACTTTAAATGACTGTGTAATGTACTTACTTGTAAAGGTCTGAATTTTTGTAGAGTTGGGCGAAATCGACTCCTAAAGCCGCTTCTTGAGATGTGTTTGAGACTTCAAGCATCCAGGTTGCTGGGTTGTACCCTTCTGTGATCTTGCTGATTCCTTGAATACTCTGTTGCAAAGTCAAGAATGCATTCAGTCCATGTTTGCTTCTCTTCCAAAACAAATTGTGATTATCTCAGTCGCATTTATTACCTCGAAATAGTTGATCAAATGGGTTGATTCGTGGCCAAGAGGGCCAACGTAGATCTCCTCACCTCCGCGTTTCAGCAAAAATAACTGCATAAATATGCATAGCCAAACCATGTTAACAAATGGCTGAAAGTTCTGTTTCAGATTCCTGTTGAATGTAATTTTCCATACCTCATCAAAGGCTTCAAAGATGTCAATGCTAGGTTGGTGAATAGTGCAGACGACGGTTCTGCCTGTGTCGACCGTGTTCCTCACAGTCCTCATAACGATGGCAGCAGCTCGTGCATCCAATCCTGAAGTAGGTTCATCCATGAAGATGATGGAAGGGTTTGCAACCAGCTCCACCGCAATGGTCAGTCTCTTTCGTTGCTCTGTTGACAAACCGCTCTCACCAGGTAGTCCAACCAGTGCTTGCCTTAGCGGTGTTAACTCCACCAGCTCCATCACTTCNNNNNNNNNNNNNNNNNNNNNNNNNNNNNNNNNNNNNNNNNNNNNNNNNNNNNNNNNNNNNNNNNNNNNNNNNNNNNNNNNNNNNNNNNNNNNNNNNNNNNNNNNNNNNNNNNNNNNNNNNNNNNNNNNNNNNNNNNNNNNNNNNNNNNNNNNNNNNNNNNNNNNNNNNNNNNNNNNNNNNNNNNNNNNNNNNNNNNNNNNNNNNNNNNNNNNNNNNNNNNNNNNNNNNNNNNNNNNNNNNNNNNNNNNNNNNNNNNNNNNNNNNNNNNNNNNNNNNNNNNNNNNNNNNNNNNNNNNNNNNNNNNNNNNNNNNNNNNNNNNNNNNNNNNNNNNNNNNNNNNNNNNNNNNNNNNNNNNNNNNNNNNNNNNNNNNNNNNNNNNNNNNNNNNNNNNNNNNNNNNNNNNNNNNNNNNNNNNNNNNNNNNNNNNNNNNNNNNNNNNNNNNNNNNNNNNNNNNNNNNNNNNNNNNNNNNNNNNNNNNNNNNNNNNNNNNNNNNNNNNNNNNNNNNNNNNNNNNNNNNNNNNNNNNNNNNNNNNNNNNNNNNNNNNNNNNNNNNNNNNNNNNNNNNNNNNNNNNNNNNNNNNNNNNNNNNNNNNNNNNNNNNNNNNNNNNNNNNNNNNNNNNNNNNNNNNNNNNNNNNNNNNNNNNNNNNNNNNNNNNNNNNNNNNNNNNNNNNNNNNNNNNNNNNNNNNNNNNNNNNNNNNNNNNNNNNNNNNNNNNNNNNNNNNNNNNNNNNNNNNNNNNNNNNNNNNNNNNNNNNNNNNNNNNNNNNNNNNNNNNNNNNNNNNNNNNNNNNNNNNNNNNNNNNNNNNNNNNNNNNNNNNNNNNNNNNNNNNNNNNNNNNNNNNNNNNNNNNNNNNNNNNNNNNNNNNNNNNNNNNNNNNNNNNNNNNNNNNNNNNNNNNNNNNNNNNNNNNNNNNNNNNNNNNNNNNNNNNNNNNNNNNNNNNNNNNNNNNNNNNNNNNNNNNNNNNNNNNNNNNNNNNNNNNNNNNNNNNNNNNNNNNNNNNNNNNNNNNNNNNNNNNNNNNNNNNNNNNNNNNNNNNNNNNNNNNNNNNNNNNNNNNNNNNNNNNNNNNNNNNNNNNNNNNNNNNNNNNNNNNNNNNNNNNNNNNNNNNNNNNNNNNNNNNNNNNNNNNNNNNNNNNNNNNNNNNNNNNNNNNNNNNNNNNNNNNNNNNNNNNNNNNNNNNNNNNNNNNNNNNNNNNNNNNNNNNNNNNNNNNNNNNNNNNNNNNNNNNNNNNNNNNNNNNNNNNNNNNNNNNNNNNNNNNNNNNNNNNNNNNNNNNNNNNNNNNNNNNNNNNNNNNNNNNNNNNNNNNNNNNNNNNNNNNNNNNNNNNNNNNNNNNNNNNNNNNNNNNNNNNNNNNNNNNNNNNNNNNNNNNNNNNNNNNNNNNNNNNNNNNNNNNNNNNNNNNNNNNNNNNNNNNNNNNNNNNNNNNNNNNNNNNNNNNNNNNNNNNNNNNNNNNNNNNNNNNNNNNNNNNNNNNNNNNNNNNNNNNNNNNNNNNNNNNNNNNNNNNNNNNNNNNNNNNNNNNNNNNNNNNNNNNNNNNNNNNNNNNNNNNNNNNNNNNNNNNNNNNNNNNNNNNNNNNNNNNNNNNNNNNNNNNNNNNNNNNNNNNNNNNNNNNNNNNNNNNNNNNNNNNNNNNNNNNNNNNNNNNNNNNNNNNNNNNNNNNNNNNNNNNNNNNNNNNNNNNNNNNNNNNNNNNNNNNNNNNNNNNNNNNNNNNNNNNNNNNNNNNNNNNNNNNNNNNNNNNNNNNNNNNNNNNNNNNNNNNNNNNNNNNNNNNNNNNNNNNNNNNNNNNNNNNNNNNNNNNNNNNNNNNNNNNNNNNNNNNNNNNNNNNNNNNNNNNNNNNGGATAACCTTTCTCTTGTTTGAATCAACTTCTTTAGGTAATCGGAGCCAGGCTGAGTAAACCAAGGACTCGTAAACAGTGACATGTGGGGAATGAATATCAGTTTGTTCACAGTATCCTGAGATACGGGCAAATGTTTGTTGATTCTTAGGATAACCGGAAATGGTGATGTTTCCATCAATATAACCACCGGTTTTTCTTCCGGCCAGAACATCCATCAGAGTGGTTTTGCCAGCGCCAGAGACACCCATGAGAGCCGTGAGCACGCCTGGCCTGAATGCACCATTCACACCTTTCAACAGGACAAGTCTGTCTTCTTGTGTGCCTTGCTCTATCATTTCCTGTGCAGAataaaccacaaaataaagATTAGTAGGAAGTTTCTTTGCATTACTGATATAGAACCCTCGAGCAAGGATATTACCTGGGGCATGTCAACTGAGTATACAACATTGTCAAAGGTAATTGAATGTGGCTCAAATGGTAGCACCATTCCTCTTTTCTTATTGGCGCCGACTTCAGCTACACCGTTTGCCCTAGCAGACTGAAGTTCTGTCTCGTTTCCATCACTCGCAGGGTCTTCTGCCATAACAGCTTGAGGCTTTCCCAGGGCTGTACGT from Camelina sativa cultivar DH55 chromosome 3, Cs, whole genome shotgun sequence includes:
- the LOC104774263 gene encoding pentatricopeptide repeat-containing protein At1g15510, chloroplastic-like — protein: MASSAQSPHFYLNPGKSNSFLRKAYKHTNVRFYWNFGIRKLFLKKSQGLSVVLSSSSSSTHFSNSQLHGLCANGKLEEAMKLLNSMQELRVTVDEDVFVALVRLCEWKRAQEEGSKVYSIALNSMSSLGVELGNAFLAMFVRFGNLVDAWYVFGKMSERNLFSWNVLVGGYAKQGYFDEAMCLYHRMLWVGGVKPDVYTFPCVLRTCGGIPDLARGREVHVHVVRYGYELDIDVVNALITMYVKCGDVKSARLLFDRMPRRDVISWNAMISGYFENGMCYEGLKLFFAMRGLSVDPDLMTMTSVISACELLGDGRLGKDIHAYVITTGFVVDVSVCNSLTQMYLNSGSWREAEKLFSRMERKDIVSWTTMISGYEYNFLPEKAIDTYRMMDQDSVKPDEITVAAVLSACATLGDLGTGVELHKLAIKARLISYVIVANNLINMYSKCKCIDKALDIFHNIPRKNVISWTSIIAGLRLNNRCFEALIFFRQMKLTLQPNAITLTAALAACARIGALMCGKEIHAHVLRTGVGLDDFLPNALLDMYVRCGRMNIAWNQFNSQKKDVSSWNILLTGYSERGQGSVVVELFDKMVKSRVRPDEITFISLLCGCSKSQMVREGLMYFSTMEEYGVTPNLKHYACMVDLLGRAGELEQAHEFIQKMPVTPDPAVWGALLNACRIHRNINLGELSAQRIFELDNESVGYYILLCNLYADCGKWREVAKVRRMMKENGLTVDAGCSWVEVKGKVHAFLSDDNYHPQTKEINTVLEGFYEKMSEAGVTTSSESSSMNETEISRDEIFCGHSERKAIAFGLINTVPGMPIWVTKNLKMCESCHDTVKFISKTVRREISVRDAEHFHHFRDGQCSCGG